A stretch of Pseudomonas sp. LRP2-20 DNA encodes these proteins:
- a CDS encoding peptidoglycan binding protein CsiV — protein MRSIRCLTLLLALFAPAAFAEGMYQVEMILVRQNSVPAFTSQYAPENWSAGAPRLDKGAERPLALQDEATRLEATADYTVLLHKAWQQQVGSEPSRIALGSGAEQFGHFPIEGNLSITEGRFIAVAANFWVNQLDSNGNVLQSEQFKQSNSNMKSGLLTFLDGGHLALLLKVTAPGTPKMPVMDPEMMEQ, from the coding sequence ATGCGTAGCATCCGTTGCCTGACCCTGCTGCTCGCGCTGTTCGCGCCAGCCGCCTTCGCCGAAGGCATGTATCAGGTAGAAATGATTCTGGTGCGGCAGAACAGCGTGCCCGCCTTCACCAGCCAATATGCGCCTGAAAACTGGAGCGCCGGTGCCCCACGCCTGGACAAAGGCGCCGAACGCCCGCTGGCGCTGCAGGACGAGGCCACCCGGCTGGAGGCCACCGCCGACTACACCGTGCTGCTGCACAAGGCCTGGCAGCAACAGGTCGGCAGCGAGCCGAGCCGCATCGCGCTGGGTTCAGGTGCAGAGCAGTTCGGGCACTTCCCGATTGAAGGCAACCTGAGCATCACCGAGGGTCGCTTCATCGCCGTAGCGGCCAACTTCTGGGTCAACCAGCTCGACAGCAACGGCAACGTGCTGCAGAGCGAGCAGTTCAAGCAGAGCAACAGCAACATGAAAAGCGGCCTGCTGACCTTCCTCGATGGCGGCCACCTGGCACTGCTGCTGAAGGTCACGGCACCGGGCACGCCAAAGATGCCGGTGATGGACCCGGAGATGATGGAGCAGTGA
- a CDS encoding DEAD/DEAH box helicase — protein MSESDAQFFVRAHDGWTLAFDRKSLQRGLDYAEDGRSEIVSILDMTIRAQCTGSEGRTYYQRITLDMTEDGLECEGTCSCPVGADCKHCAAALYLLERGPDYAEGDHDVTHATDEAAQQTLDLPPELAVWVEALEVPAKPAEPAKRKGPSLFYVVSSEHGRCMLSVFKGSGQVGADLKLGRPSSLPELIYYTPKYVGDDDLRILRLIDSLSKDYSLPIARLEGKKGAELYEYALATGRLLYSQQQTQLTPGPDLHAEFRWVRLDNGSYRGAWHHHENAHTVALPLDPLYYVDAQTGLTGKLLHDLDPFVASQLASAPTVPEHLIIPLSHRLNALNRQVPTPTTVRSVLLDDIQPNAHLTLGSLEFSAYTPKTGRMQRQMQHRAALAFDYDGLRASGSDDKPLTRLIDATNQRIRRQPQAEQALRKVLRDLGFKPATRQSKALPDSAGEMLQLPDDEAWLRFARDGLPRLREAGWEIDIHRDFAFNLQEVDDWYASIDEAPGHEWFDLELGIVVEGQRHSLLPIVLQLLRSNPELLRPSELARRSDDEHLLIDLNRGRLDSPALRVALPYGRIKAVMGTLGELYLHEDAVGPSLRMDRADAARLNEIAHLPLHWEGGAHVRDLGRRLRDARDLQVEVPSGLNATLRPYQQQGLNWLQALREMGTGGILGDDMGLGKTLQALAHLLLEKQSGRLTAPALAVMPTSLVPNWLDEAQRFAPGLRVLALHGPGRSKHFAKLDEYDLVLSTYALVPRDLEHLRAQTWHVLVLDEAQNIKSSTSKAALAVCELQANQRLCLTGTPMENNLGELWSIFHFLMPGWLGDVKRFNQDYRTPIERHGDVERLAHLVSRVRPFLLRRTKEQVATELPAKTEMVHWVELSDAQRDTYEAVRVAMDKKVRDEIARNGAARSQIVILDALLKLRQVCCDLRLVKGVETKGNQADKGKLGALLDMLEELLSEGRRVLLFSQFTSMLALIQQELEKRKIRYSLLTGDTRDRRTPVQQFQQGDSEVFLISLKAGGVGLNLTAADTVIHFDPWWNPASENQATDRAYRIGQDKPVFVFKLITRGTVEEKIQALQQEKAALAASLLDGGQAGQWRLGDEEIDALFAPLPGKRGR, from the coding sequence GTGAGCGAGAGCGATGCGCAGTTCTTTGTCCGGGCACATGACGGCTGGACGCTGGCTTTTGACCGCAAGTCCCTGCAGCGCGGCCTGGACTATGCCGAAGATGGTAGAAGCGAGATCGTATCGATCCTCGACATGACGATCAGGGCTCAGTGCACGGGCTCCGAAGGTCGTACTTACTACCAGCGCATCACACTGGACATGACTGAAGATGGCCTGGAATGCGAGGGCACCTGCTCGTGCCCAGTAGGAGCAGATTGCAAACATTGCGCCGCAGCACTCTACTTGCTCGAGCGCGGACCAGATTACGCCGAGGGCGATCATGACGTCACTCACGCAACCGACGAGGCCGCCCAGCAGACCCTGGACCTACCCCCTGAACTGGCTGTCTGGGTTGAAGCCCTCGAAGTACCGGCAAAACCTGCAGAACCAGCCAAACGAAAAGGCCCCTCGCTCTTTTACGTTGTAAGCAGCGAGCATGGCCGATGCATGCTCAGCGTGTTCAAGGGCAGCGGCCAAGTCGGCGCCGATTTGAAGCTGGGTCGTCCAAGTTCGCTGCCGGAGCTGATCTACTACACACCGAAATATGTGGGCGATGATGACCTGCGCATACTCAGACTGATCGACTCCCTCAGCAAGGATTACAGCCTTCCCATAGCCAGGCTGGAAGGCAAGAAAGGTGCTGAACTGTACGAATATGCTCTCGCCACAGGGCGCCTGCTCTACAGCCAGCAGCAGACCCAACTCACACCAGGGCCGGACCTGCATGCCGAGTTTCGCTGGGTCAGACTTGATAACGGCAGCTATCGTGGAGCCTGGCACCATCATGAGAATGCCCATACCGTGGCACTTCCTCTCGATCCGCTTTATTACGTGGACGCCCAAACAGGACTCACTGGCAAGCTGCTGCATGATCTTGATCCCTTTGTTGCCAGCCAGCTTGCAAGCGCCCCCACTGTCCCGGAGCACTTGATAATCCCATTGAGCCACCGACTGAACGCGCTGAATCGCCAAGTCCCGACACCCACGACCGTGCGCAGCGTACTTTTGGATGACATCCAGCCAAATGCCCACCTGACCCTCGGCAGCCTCGAATTCAGTGCCTACACGCCCAAGACCGGGCGCATGCAGCGACAGATGCAGCACCGCGCCGCGCTGGCGTTCGACTACGACGGCCTGCGCGCCAGCGGCAGCGACGACAAACCACTGACCCGCCTGATCGACGCCACCAACCAGCGCATCCGCCGCCAGCCCCAGGCCGAACAGGCGCTGCGCAAGGTGCTGCGCGACCTCGGTTTCAAGCCTGCCACCCGGCAGAGCAAGGCCCTGCCCGACAGTGCTGGCGAGATGCTCCAGCTGCCCGACGACGAGGCCTGGCTGCGCTTCGCGCGCGACGGCCTGCCACGCTTGCGCGAGGCCGGCTGGGAGATCGACATCCACCGCGACTTCGCCTTCAACCTGCAGGAGGTGGACGATTGGTACGCCAGCATCGACGAAGCACCTGGGCATGAATGGTTCGACCTGGAGCTGGGCATCGTGGTCGAGGGCCAGCGCCACAGCCTGCTGCCGATCGTGCTGCAACTGCTGCGCAGCAACCCTGAGCTGTTGCGCCCCAGCGAGCTGGCACGGCGCAGCGACGACGAGCACCTGCTGATCGACCTCAACCGCGGCCGCCTGGACAGCCCGGCGCTGCGCGTCGCCCTGCCCTATGGCCGCATCAAGGCGGTGATGGGTACCCTCGGCGAGCTGTACCTGCACGAGGACGCGGTCGGCCCGAGCCTGCGCATGGACCGCGCCGACGCTGCACGCCTGAACGAGATCGCGCACTTGCCACTGCACTGGGAAGGCGGTGCCCATGTGCGCGACCTCGGCCGGCGCCTGCGCGATGCCCGCGACCTGCAGGTCGAAGTGCCGAGCGGGCTCAACGCCACCCTGCGCCCCTACCAGCAACAAGGCCTGAACTGGCTGCAGGCGCTGCGCGAAATGGGCACCGGCGGCATCCTTGGCGATGACATGGGCCTGGGCAAGACGCTGCAGGCCCTGGCCCACCTGCTGCTGGAGAAACAGTCCGGGCGCCTGACCGCCCCGGCACTGGCGGTGATGCCCACCAGCCTGGTGCCCAACTGGCTCGACGAAGCCCAACGCTTCGCCCCCGGCCTGCGCGTGCTGGCCCTGCACGGCCCGGGCCGCAGCAAGCATTTTGCCAAGCTGGATGAATACGACCTGGTGCTCAGCACCTATGCCCTGGTACCACGCGACCTGGAACACCTGCGCGCGCAAACCTGGCATGTGCTGGTGCTGGACGAGGCGCAGAACATCAAGAGCAGCACCAGCAAGGCCGCCCTCGCCGTCTGCGAGCTGCAAGCCAACCAGCGCCTGTGCCTGACCGGCACGCCGATGGAAAACAACCTGGGCGAGCTGTGGTCGATCTTCCACTTCCTCATGCCCGGCTGGCTGGGTGACGTGAAACGCTTCAATCAGGATTACCGCACCCCCATCGAGCGCCACGGCGACGTCGAGCGCCTGGCCCACCTGGTCAGCCGAGTGCGCCCGTTCCTGCTGCGCCGCACCAAGGAACAGGTGGCCACCGAGCTACCGGCCAAGACCGAAATGGTGCACTGGGTCGAACTCAGCGATGCCCAGCGCGACACCTATGAAGCGGTGCGCGTGGCCATGGACAAGAAGGTCCGCGACGAGATCGCCCGCAATGGCGCGGCACGCAGCCAGATCGTGATCCTCGACGCCCTGCTCAAGTTGCGCCAGGTGTGTTGCGACCTGCGCCTGGTCAAAGGGGTCGAAACCAAGGGCAACCAGGCTGACAAGGGCAAGCTTGGCGCGCTGCTGGACATGCTCGAAGAGCTGCTCAGCGAGGGGCGCCGGGTGCTGCTGTTCTCGCAGTTCACCTCGATGCTGGCGCTGATCCAGCAGGAGCTGGAAAAGCGCAAGATCCGCTACAGCCTGCTCACCGGCGACACGCGCGATCGACGCACGCCGGTACAGCAGTTCCAGCAGGGTGACAGCGAAGTGTTCCTGATCAGCCTGAAGGCTGGGGGTGTGGGGCTGAACCTGACTGCGGCAGATACCGTGATCCACTTCGACCCGTGGTGGAACCCGGCCAGCGAGAACCAGGCGACCGACCGCGCCTACCGGATTGGCCAGGACAAGCCGGTGTTCGTGTTCAAGCTGATTACCCGAGGGACGGTGGAAGAGAAGATCCAGGCACTGCAGCAGGAGAAGGCAGCGCTGGCGGCGAGCCTGCTCGATGGCGGGCAGGCGGGGCAGTGGCGGCTGGGGGATGAGGAGATCGACGCGCTGTTTGCGCCGCTGCCAGGCAAGCGCGGGCGGTGA
- the nagZ gene encoding beta-N-acetylhexosaminidase, translating to MQGSLMVDIAGKWLTAEDRQLLRQPEVAGLIIFARNIDSPRQVRELCASIRAIRPDLILAVDQEGGRVQRLRQGFVRLPAMRAIADNANAEYLAEQCGWLMATEVLAVGLDLSFAPVLDLDHQRSAVVGSRAFEGDPQRATQLAGAFIRGMNAAGMAACGKHFPGHGWAEADSHVAIPTDERSLDQLRQADLLPFSRLGGQLAAVMPAHVIYPQVDNQPAGFSRRWLQDILRGELGFDGVIFSDDLSMAGAHVVGDAANRIEAALSAGCDMGLVCNDRAAAELALTAAQRLKVKPSPRIAQMRGRGFARTDYRQQPRWLEALGALKDAQLVD from the coding sequence CTGCAAGGCTCCCTGATGGTGGATATCGCCGGTAAATGGCTGACTGCCGAGGATCGCCAGCTCCTGCGCCAGCCGGAAGTGGCCGGCCTGATCATCTTTGCCCGCAACATCGACAGCCCGCGCCAGGTGCGTGAACTGTGCGCCTCGATCCGCGCCATTCGCCCCGACCTGATCCTTGCGGTCGACCAGGAAGGCGGGCGGGTGCAGCGCCTGCGCCAGGGCTTCGTACGCCTGCCAGCGATGCGCGCCATCGCTGACAATGCCAATGCCGAGTACCTGGCCGAGCAGTGCGGCTGGCTGATGGCAACCGAAGTGCTGGCGGTCGGCCTGGACCTCAGCTTTGCCCCGGTGCTCGACCTCGATCACCAGCGCAGTGCGGTGGTTGGCAGCCGTGCCTTCGAAGGCGACCCGCAGCGCGCCACGCAGTTGGCCGGGGCCTTTATCCGGGGCATGAATGCAGCGGGCATGGCGGCTTGTGGCAAGCACTTCCCTGGGCATGGCTGGGCCGAGGCGGATTCGCATGTGGCGATTCCAACAGACGAGCGCAGCCTCGACCAGCTGCGCCAGGCGGACCTGTTGCCATTCTCCCGCCTTGGCGGGCAACTGGCGGCGGTAATGCCGGCGCATGTCATCTACCCACAGGTCGACAACCAGCCGGCCGGGTTCTCGCGGCGCTGGTTGCAGGACATCCTGCGTGGCGAGCTGGGCTTCGATGGGGTGATCTTCAGTGACGACCTGTCGATGGCCGGTGCACATGTGGTCGGCGATGCGGCCAATCGTATCGAGGCGGCGCTGAGCGCCGGTTGCGACATGGGCCTGGTGTGCAATGACCGGGCGGCGGCGGAGCTGGCGTTGACTGCGGCGCAGCGCTTGAAGGTCAAGCCGTCGCCGCGCATTGCGCAGATGCGTGGGCGTGGCTTTGCCCGGACGGATTACCGGCAGCAGCCGCGTTGGCTTGAGGCCCTGGGGGCCTTGAAGGACGCCCAGCTGGTTGATTGA
- a CDS encoding L,D-transpeptidase — translation MPDLDFLHISLADQRLYGFAQGQLRVRLAVSTARNGAGERNGSGCTPRGLHQVRARIGAGLPVNAVLQGRRWTGEIWSPALHAQHPGRDWILTRILWLSGCEPGINRLGSVDTFRRYIYLHGTPDTEPLGVPLSHGCIRLHNTDLLGLFECVPAHCPVRIDEAACPQWASLNLQ, via the coding sequence ATGCCTGACCTCGATTTCCTGCACATCTCCCTCGCCGACCAGCGCCTCTACGGCTTTGCCCAAGGGCAGCTGCGCGTGCGTCTTGCGGTATCCACCGCGCGTAATGGCGCAGGTGAGCGCAACGGTTCGGGTTGCACGCCACGCGGGCTGCACCAGGTGCGCGCGCGGATCGGCGCAGGCTTGCCAGTCAATGCCGTGCTGCAAGGGCGACGCTGGACGGGCGAGATCTGGTCGCCGGCGCTGCACGCGCAGCATCCCGGGCGAGACTGGATCCTGACCCGCATCCTCTGGCTAAGCGGCTGCGAGCCGGGCATCAATCGCCTGGGTAGCGTTGACACTTTTCGCCGCTATATCTATCTGCACGGCACGCCTGACACGGAACCCTTGGGCGTGCCGCTGTCCCATGGCTGCATACGTTTGCACAACACCGATCTGCTTGGCCTGTTCGAGTGTGTGCCGGCACATTGCCCGGTGCGCATCGACGAGGCTGCCTGCCCCCAGTGGGCTTCACTGAATCTGCAATGA
- a CDS encoding TetR/AcrR family transcriptional regulator, whose amino-acid sequence MAQSETVERILDAAEQLFAERGFAETSLRLITSKAGVNLAAVNYHFGSKKALIQAVFSRFLGPFCASLERELERRQAKPEQKPSLEELLEMLVEQALAVQPRSNNDLSIFMRLLGLAFSQSQGHLRRYLEDMYGKVFRRYMLLVNEAAPRIPPLELFWRVHFMLGAAAFSMSGIKALRAIAETDFGINTSIEQVMRLMVPFLAAGMRADTGVTDNAMASAQLRPRSKTGSASVKT is encoded by the coding sequence ATGGCCCAATCTGAAACCGTTGAACGCATTCTCGATGCTGCCGAGCAGCTGTTCGCGGAAAGAGGCTTTGCGGAAACCTCGTTACGGCTGATCACCAGCAAGGCCGGGGTCAACCTCGCAGCGGTCAACTATCATTTCGGTTCGAAAAAGGCCCTGATCCAGGCGGTCTTCTCGCGCTTCCTCGGGCCGTTCTGCGCCAGTCTCGAGCGCGAGCTGGAGCGGCGTCAGGCCAAGCCAGAGCAGAAACCCAGCCTCGAAGAGCTGCTGGAAATGCTGGTGGAGCAGGCGTTGGCCGTGCAGCCGCGCAGCAACAACGACCTGTCGATCTTCATGCGCCTGCTGGGCCTGGCCTTCAGCCAGAGCCAGGGCCACCTGCGGCGCTATCTCGAGGACATGTACGGCAAGGTGTTCCGGCGCTACATGTTGCTGGTCAACGAAGCCGCACCGCGCATTCCACCACTTGAGCTGTTCTGGCGCGTGCACTTCATGCTCGGCGCTGCGGCGTTCAGCATGTCCGGGATCAAGGCGCTGCGCGCCATTGCCGAGACCGATTTCGGCATCAACACCTCGATCGAGCAGGTCATGCGCCTGATGGTGCCGTTCCTGGCTGCCGGCATGCGGGCCGACACTGGCGTCACCGACAACGCCATGGCCAGCGCCCAGTTGCGCCCACGCAGCAAGACCGGCAGCGCTTCCGTCAAGACCTGA
- the lexA gene encoding transcriptional repressor LexA: protein MLKLTPRQAEILAFIKRCLEDNGFPPTRAEIAQELGFKSPNAAEEHLKALARKGAIEMTPGASRGIRIPGFEAKAEENGLPIIGRVAAGAPILAEQHIEQSCNINPTFFHPRADYLLRVHGMSMKDVGIFDGDLLAVHTCREARNGQIVVARIGDEVTVKRFKREGSKVWLIAENPEFAPIEVDLKEQELVIEGLSVGVIRR, encoded by the coding sequence ATGTTGAAACTGACGCCACGCCAAGCCGAGATCCTGGCTTTCATCAAACGCTGCCTCGAAGACAACGGCTTCCCACCGACGCGTGCGGAAATCGCTCAGGAACTGGGCTTCAAGTCGCCGAACGCCGCCGAGGAGCACCTCAAGGCCCTGGCCCGTAAAGGCGCCATCGAAATGACCCCGGGCGCTTCCCGTGGCATCCGTATTCCAGGCTTTGAAGCCAAGGCCGAAGAAAACGGCTTGCCGATCATTGGCCGGGTCGCCGCAGGCGCACCGATCCTCGCCGAGCAGCACATCGAGCAATCCTGCAACATCAACCCGACCTTCTTCCACCCCCGCGCCGACTATTTGTTGCGCGTGCACGGCATGAGCATGAAGGACGTCGGTATCTTCGACGGCGACCTGCTGGCAGTGCACACCTGCCGTGAGGCCCGTAATGGCCAGATCGTCGTCGCCCGCATCGGCGACGAAGTGACCGTCAAGCGCTTCAAGCGTGAAGGCAGCAAGGTCTGGCTAATCGCTGAAAACCCCGAGTTCGCCCCCATCGAAGTCGACCTGAAAGAACAGGAACTGGTGATCGAGGGTTTGAGTGTCGGCGTCATTCGCCGCTGA
- the sulA gene encoding SOS-induced cell division inhibitor SulA, which produces MQQSIQAHQQVQLPLFEAFLAQPVLPGLKASEQARKSSHPELFSELSLRGAPEHCHSLLAPVLRDLSEEEEARWLTLIAPPTSLTQAWLRDAGLNRERILLLHPGGNQSALQLACEALRLGRSHTVVSWLGSVNATARQQLVRAASAGNAQSLNIRLG; this is translated from the coding sequence ATGCAGCAGTCCATACAAGCACATCAGCAGGTCCAGCTTCCGCTGTTCGAAGCGTTCCTCGCCCAGCCGGTACTGCCTGGCCTGAAGGCCAGCGAGCAGGCACGCAAGAGCAGCCATCCAGAGCTGTTCAGCGAACTGTCCCTGCGTGGCGCCCCCGAACACTGCCATAGCCTGCTGGCGCCGGTATTGCGCGATCTGAGCGAAGAGGAAGAGGCCCGCTGGCTGACGCTGATTGCTCCACCCACCAGCCTGACCCAGGCCTGGCTGCGTGATGCCGGGCTCAACCGCGAACGAATCCTGCTGCTGCATCCCGGCGGTAATCAAAGCGCACTGCAACTGGCCTGTGAAGCGCTACGCCTCGGCCGCAGCCACACCGTGGTCAGCTGGCTTGGCAGCGTCAATGCTACCGCTCGCCAACAACTGGTACGCGCAGCCAGTGCCGGAAATGCACAAAGCCTGAACATCCGCCTCGGCTGA
- a CDS encoding DUF6586 family protein, whose translation MAQELYTRTNQKLFFAGLALESMAKAEQSQAMNAQGLVQAERESALFHLYGALLGLCHEIGGFYRLPVVASVEQALADDALNSIAIPEVAEMLELIRQRETWLAQLLSAYADLFRPPVAKKTPKTDVTQPLIQAVNLDEPEHPALSREELESWRNNLKGLVRRFRDALSEC comes from the coding sequence ATGGCCCAGGAACTCTACACCCGCACCAATCAAAAACTGTTCTTCGCCGGCCTCGCTCTCGAATCGATGGCCAAGGCCGAACAGAGCCAGGCCATGAACGCTCAGGGTCTGGTCCAGGCCGAGCGTGAGTCGGCGCTGTTCCACCTGTACGGCGCGCTGCTGGGGCTGTGTCATGAAATCGGTGGCTTCTACCGCTTGCCTGTGGTGGCTTCGGTCGAGCAGGCGCTCGCCGACGATGCATTGAACAGCATCGCCATCCCTGAAGTTGCGGAAATGCTCGAGCTGATTCGCCAGCGTGAAACCTGGCTGGCGCAACTGCTCAGTGCTTATGCCGATTTGTTCCGACCACCGGTCGCGAAAAAAACGCCGAAAACCGACGTCACCCAGCCGCTGATTCAGGCCGTCAATCTCGATGAACCTGAGCATCCTGCGTTGTCGCGGGAAGAGTTGGAAAGCTGGCGCAACAACCTTAAAGGTTTGGTGAGACGTTTCCGCGACGCGTTGAGTGAGTGCTGA
- the topA gene encoding type I DNA topoisomerase: MGKSLVIVESPAKAKTINKYLGNQYVVKSSIGHIRDLPTSGSASASKEPAAKRGKAAAGEAPALSPKEKARRQLVARMGVDPEHGWKAKYEILPGKEKVIEELRRLAKDADTIYLATDLDREGEAIAWHLREAIGGDDTRYKRVVFNEITKKAIQEAFSQPGELDIDRVNAQQARRFLDRVVGYMVSPLLWAKIARGLSAGRVQSVAVKLVVEREREIRAFVPEEYWEVHADLGTAKSAKVRFEVAREKGEAFKPLNEAQAMAALEKLKASSYSVIKREDRPTSSKPSAPFITSTLQQAASNRLGFGVKKTMMMAQRLYEAGYITYMRTDSTNLSADALDMARSYIEREFGKQYLPEAPLVYGSKEGAQEAHEAIRPSDVNTHPTKLSGMERDAERLYELIWRQFLACQMPPAQYLSTSVTVAAGDFELRAKGRILKFDGYTRVLPQQSKPGEDDVLPEMAQGEALKLIQLDPSQHFTKPPARFTEASLVKEMEKRGIGRPSTYAAIISTIQDRGYVTLHNRRFYSEKMGDIVTERLSESFSNLMDYGFTADMEENLDDVAQGERDWKNVLDEFYGDFSKKLLTAESPESGMRANQPTMTNIPCKECGRPMMIRTASTGVFLGCSGYSLPPKERCKATVNLVPGDEIAADDEGESESRVLLGKHRCPICATAMDAYLLDEKHKLHICGNNPDCAGYEIEQGSYRIKGYEGPSLECDKCGSEMQLKTGRFGKFFGCTNPACKNTRKLLKSGEAAPPKMDKVDMPELKCEKVDDTYVLRDGASGLFLAASQFPKNRETRAPLVSEIVPHKHEIDPKYHFLCDAPQKDPEGRPAVIRYSRKTKEQYVQSEVDGKPTGWKAFYDGGAWKVEDKR; the protein is encoded by the coding sequence ATGGGCAAATCGCTGGTCATTGTGGAATCCCCGGCCAAGGCCAAGACCATCAACAAGTACCTGGGCAACCAGTACGTGGTGAAGTCGAGTATCGGCCATATCCGAGACCTCCCCACCAGCGGTTCGGCCAGCGCAAGCAAAGAGCCGGCCGCCAAGCGTGGCAAGGCCGCTGCGGGTGAGGCTCCGGCGCTGTCGCCGAAAGAGAAGGCCCGTCGCCAGCTGGTGGCGCGCATGGGCGTCGACCCCGAGCACGGTTGGAAGGCCAAGTACGAGATCCTTCCCGGCAAGGAGAAGGTGATCGAAGAGCTGCGCCGCCTGGCCAAGGATGCCGACACCATCTACCTCGCAACCGACTTGGATCGCGAAGGGGAAGCCATTGCCTGGCACCTGCGCGAAGCCATCGGTGGTGACGACACCCGCTACAAGCGCGTGGTGTTCAACGAAATTACCAAGAAGGCGATTCAGGAAGCGTTCTCGCAGCCTGGCGAGCTGGATATCGACCGGGTCAATGCCCAGCAGGCGCGGCGTTTCCTCGACCGCGTGGTGGGCTACATGGTCTCGCCACTGCTGTGGGCCAAGATCGCCCGTGGCCTGTCTGCCGGCCGCGTGCAGTCGGTCGCGGTGAAGCTGGTGGTCGAGCGTGAGCGCGAGATCCGCGCCTTCGTGCCGGAAGAATACTGGGAAGTGCACGCCGATCTCGGTACTGCCAAGAGCGCCAAGGTGCGCTTCGAAGTGGCGCGCGAGAAAGGCGAAGCCTTCAAACCGCTGAACGAAGCCCAGGCCATGGCCGCGCTGGAGAAGCTCAAGGCTTCCAGCTACAGCGTGATCAAGCGCGAAGACCGCCCGACCAGCAGCAAGCCGTCGGCCCCGTTCATCACCTCCACCCTGCAGCAGGCGGCGAGCAACCGCCTGGGCTTCGGGGTGAAGAAGACCATGATGATGGCCCAGCGTCTGTACGAAGCGGGTTACATCACCTACATGCGTACCGACTCGACCAACCTGTCGGCCGACGCCCTGGACATGGCGCGCAGCTACATCGAACGCGAGTTCGGCAAGCAGTACCTGCCGGAAGCCCCGCTGGTGTACGGCAGCAAGGAAGGTGCCCAGGAAGCGCACGAGGCGATTCGCCCGTCCGACGTCAACACGCACCCGACCAAGCTCAGTGGCATGGAGCGGGACGCAGAGCGCCTGTACGAGCTGATCTGGCGCCAGTTCCTGGCCTGCCAGATGCCTCCGGCGCAGTACCTGTCCACCAGCGTCACCGTGGCAGCGGGCGACTTCGAGCTGCGCGCCAAGGGCCGCATCCTCAAGTTCGACGGTTACACCCGTGTGCTGCCACAGCAGAGCAAGCCGGGCGAAGACGACGTGCTGCCGGAAATGGCCCAGGGCGAAGCGCTCAAGCTGATCCAGCTCGACCCGAGCCAGCACTTCACCAAGCCGCCAGCGCGCTTCACCGAAGCCAGCCTGGTCAAGGAAATGGAAAAGCGCGGCATTGGCCGCCCGTCGACCTATGCGGCGATCATTTCCACCATTCAGGATCGCGGTTACGTCACCCTGCACAATCGCCGCTTCTACTCCGAGAAGATGGGTGACATCGTCACCGAGCGCCTGTCGGAAAGCTTCTCCAACCTGATGGACTACGGCTTCACCGCCGACATGGAAGAGAATCTCGACGACGTGGCCCAGGGTGAGCGTGACTGGAAAAACGTACTCGACGAGTTCTACGGCGACTTCAGCAAGAAACTGCTGACCGCAGAGTCTCCTGAAAGCGGCATGCGCGCCAACCAGCCGACCATGACCAACATTCCGTGCAAGGAATGCGGCCGGCCGATGATGATCCGCACTGCTTCCACCGGTGTGTTCCTGGGTTGCTCGGGTTACAGCCTGCCGCCGAAGGAACGCTGCAAGGCCACCGTGAACCTGGTGCCGGGTGACGAGATTGCTGCGGACGACGAGGGTGAATCGGAATCGCGCGTGCTGCTGGGCAAGCACCGCTGCCCGATCTGCGCCACGGCGATGGATGCCTACCTGCTGGACGAGAAGCACAAGCTGCACATCTGCGGTAACAACCCGGATTGCGCCGGCTACGAGATCGAGCAGGGCAGCTACCGCATCAAGGGCTACGAAGGGCCGAGCCTGGAGTGCGACAAGTGCGGCAGCGAAATGCAGCTCAAGACCGGCCGTTTCGGCAAGTTCTTCGGCTGCACCAACCCTGCGTGCAAGAACACCCGCAAGCTGCTCAAGAGCGGTGAGGCAGCGCCACCGAAGATGGACAAGGTGGATATGCCGGAGCTCAAGTGCGAGAAGGTCGATGACACCTATGTGCTGCGTGACGGCGCTTCGGGGTTGTTCCTGGCTGCCAGCCAGTTCCCGAAAAATCGCGAAACCCGTGCACCGCTCGTGTCGGAGATCGTGCCGCACAAGCACGAGATAGATCCGAAGTACCACTTCCTGTGCGATGCGCCGCAGAAAGACCCGGAAGGGCGCCCAGCAGTGATTCGTTACAGCCGCAAGACCAAGGAGCAGTACGTGCAGTCCGAGGTCGATGGCAAGCCGACCGGCTGGAAAGCGTTCTACGACGGTGGTGCTTGGAAGGTTGAAGACAAGCGCTGA
- a CDS encoding DUF1653 domain-containing protein, whose amino-acid sequence MQIQPGVYRHYKGPEYRVFSVARHSENEEWMVFYQCLYGDYSFWVRPLAMFQESVEVDGEQVPRFALVKAEEGLPELSGKSQA is encoded by the coding sequence ATGCAGATACAACCAGGCGTATACCGGCATTACAAAGGGCCTGAGTACCGTGTCTTCAGTGTTGCACGGCACTCCGAGAATGAAGAGTGGATGGTCTTCTACCAATGTCTGTATGGTGATTACAGCTTCTGGGTAAGGCCGCTTGCGATGTTCCAGGAGTCCGTCGAGGTTGACGGCGAGCAGGTGCCGCGCTTTGCTTTGGTCAAGGCCGAAGAAGGGCTGCCTGAGCTGTCTGGCAAGTCGCAAGCGTGA